A window of Candidatus Hydrogenedentota bacterium genomic DNA:
CCAACGCGCTGCCAATAGTGGGGTGGACGGCGAAAACCGACGTGTCCGGCTGCAAACCCGCGCAAATCGTCGTCGATGCGCTTCAGTTCTGTCCGCTCAGCCAGCAACAGGGCCCATACGCCGAACGCCGCGAGCACGAGTCCCGAGATAACCACCGACAGGAGTGCGATTCGGACTCTGAACGACAATGGCTTCATAGCGGCCGTTACGGCGATCCCCTGAAGCGATACCCCACGCCGCGCACGGTCTCGATGAGGGCTTCCGCCGATTCCGGACTAATCTTCTTGCGCAAGCGTTGAATATGAACATCGACGAGATTCGTGTTGGGGTCGAAATCGTATCCCCAAATGTGTTCCAGGATCTGCGTGCGCGAATACACACGACCAGGCGATCGCATCAGGTATTCCAGCAGATTGAACTCGCGCGCCGTCAGGCGAATGTCGCGGTCACCGCGCCGAACCTCTCGCGTGATGAGATTCACGTTCAGGTCGCCCGATTGAAGAACGGTGAGCCGTTCACCAGACGCGCGCCGGATTACCGCATGAATGCGGGCAATAAGTTCTTCAACAAAGAAGGGCTTGGTGAGGTAATCGTCGGCGCCGAGATTGAGTCCTTCCAACCGCTCATCCAACTCGGTGCGCGCAGTGAGGAGAATAACAGGCACCGCGTTCTTCTTGGCCCGCAGATTCTTCAGAATGCTTAGACCATCCCGGCCGGGAAGCATGATATCGAGCACGATGACATCGTAGGTGCGCTCCAAGGCCAACGAGTAGGCTTCGTCACCGTTGTGACTGACGTCGATGTCGAAACCTTGCTCCTCAAGCCCCTTCTTTACGAAACCCGCGATCTGCTTTTCATCTTCAACAATCAATACTCGCATGATTTCGGAGTATAGCACCGCGCAGCGTCCAATGGCGCAATCCAACCATTACGAATTCGTAATTCATTCTGCGGTCTTGCCTTCATGAGCGGCTGCTACAGTCCCTACAGAGCCGAGACAGAGCCGGTGGCTGCAAAAGGCCGCCGCTAGAAAGTGAACCCGAGGTGACTGTGTTGACGCATAGAGAATATGAAGACCAAGAGGAGGACGAGACCATGAACGCTAAGACACTTCGTTTGTTCGCGCTGCCCGTCGTGCTGCTTGCAGTACTTCTGACCGCGAGTGTCACGAACCGGGTATTTGCACAAGCTCCGGTTCCGGCGCCGGCAGAAACCGCGCCAGAACCTCAAGCACCGCCGCCCCCGCAGGCAGATGCGCCGCTGCCGCCTCCGCAGGATGGTGAATTGCCGCCGCCTCCGGAGATGGCCGGGCCGCATGGTCCACGCACGCCCGATGCCGCACGCATCCTGAAGGACTTCGACAAGAATGG
This region includes:
- a CDS encoding response regulator transcription factor, with protein sequence MRVLIVEDEKQIAGFVKKGLEEQGFDIDVSHNGDEAYSLALERTYDVIVLDIMLPGRDGLSILKNLRAKKNAVPVILLTARTELDERLEGLNLGADDYLTKPFFVEELIARIHAVIRRASGERLTVLQSGDLNVNLITREVRRGDRDIRLTAREFNLLEYLMRSPGRVYSRTQILEHIWGYDFDPNTNLVDVHIQRLRKKISPESAEALIETVRGVGYRFRGSP